In Halictus rubicundus isolate RS-2024b unplaced genomic scaffold, iyHalRubi1_principal scaffold0028, whole genome shotgun sequence, the genomic window attgtacatacatagtgcaaattaaaaagtactaacatagttATATTTCAGACgttagttttatttcggtatttatttcagacgttaaaaccacgtctcgaaaaagacgtctttaggggagtcgtatcgttgtcatttatttcaataattcatcatagatttgaagatacaaattttggccacgaactcggccgaattcgccactgtgcgatggctggcaacttgaggctgtactcacacccgatggggagctttcgttgacacatgtttagaaagttaggggtctttactgtggacgataccttgttcttaagggatctggccgcggagtggggatgggcgagggtgtcttctagtGAGAGTGAGTGACTTCccattacttatcgtggaaccatccggagacgtattcgaTATTgtaagtaattttgcgagtgaatcgatctgggagcagaagcaagtgtgtgaagtgaaAACAgcataattccacatcgtcattcttggaatattcagacaagtaagtatttttattgctactatttgttatcgttagTGTTTTTGCTGatgctcttccgctatatttgttacattgatataacttctcttaattttcgtatatatctctttaattaatgtttaaattagtatgctTTCTTATAAACCAAGAACATCACGCGTTGCCGATATTATCAGAGCAGTTATTTAGTACCCTTAGCATGcatattttaaaaacaaataacctttttaaaattggaccaaactgcCTGAATTTTTTGGAGGTGTTATAAAGATTGATTTGCTAAGtgatgtataaataatttttttttaatttctattggTCGCaattgtgaagaaaaaagtagaggtcgtgatttttaaattttttatctgtgtctctaatgaaaatttaaaaggtgccttttgtagatctacgtaaGTCATATGcatgcacaaagtttcatcgaaatcgattaaggTTGCTATGAAATATGATTGATAGAAAATAGCAAAAAGTGTAAGAAACTGCGATGTACGCCCTAAACTCAAAGATTTTTACATCTTACAATGCTTACAGTATTTTTATGCGTtaaccgatttcaatgaaaccTTGCGCCCATGTATGTAACttacttagatctacaaaaggcaccttttaaattttcattacagacacCGATATAAAACTTAAACGACCAatagaaatttaaaaagaaaatagttaTGCATTATCTTGTTAATTAATTCTTCTAACAATACCAAATATTCAAGCAGTTTGGTccaatttcaaaaaagttacttgtttttaaagagtgtatgaatactttgtacaccgaCTGTACACATGTATAATGACATCTGCCAAAGTCGATTGTAGTACTATTCAGtcatgccacagaaattttgactgtattttccaattctaggcaagcaaacaatggaaactgcaacgtggacggtggttcaattcatcgaagatggcagcgtggaggcagtgccaacaaagtggatagagggcgaaaattgttactggccaccactgcaacggggtcgtttgatgaccgcaatcaaaaaactggaggccagtaacaatttatggaccaagtacaaggtcaagataTTTAGAAACaacactttcggtaagttacaattattatacactctaaatgtacaattgaaacaataacgcttgtaacgcttccctttaatgcttctagatgactacatgaagaaacaaggcaaaggccgcagagaacacgagcgatctgcaatcggaggcagagTCACCATTGGAGAGGAGAAAAAGGTCAACATACACAAGAGATAACAGTACCTCCTCTGACGAGTCAGCAGTTTCCTGTCCTGCTCCAGATTTaaaaaaacagaggaacataggtatgtaaattcaaaaggaagcactctataaaacattatatattacattcatagttataaatcattctggttctgtaattagtatatctttttaatcaaaatatattttattttcagccacTTGTTCGAGATCTGTTGAcgaggaatcgcagggagagggGCAAGAGATTCAGATACATAACGATAAGCAgcgtagtattggtaagttaagaaaaatattttagagataaataagttcactttaaaaaatataatatctaacaaacaattaataggagagcaaacggaaGATAACTGCTGCAAGGGGTGCCAAAAAAGAGACGGGATGTTAAAGACAGTAATAGAGCAGAACCATTTGACGAGAATTCTGCTCACAGAAGTACTAGCAGAGGTGCGAGCACTGAAGGAGACGACACGCAGcaataacgcaggaggatcacgcagcgtgtcatttctcaataaattcccgaatttaaaattctcGATAAAATCGGTAGAAGAGGTGACGTTGCTTGAAGACATTCTAAGGAATCCggaggaatttgattatggagtaagtacaatttacagatgtaagaaataaactaaaagtaattgatctttcattttcatttagttAACAGAATgtcctattaataaaattttattttaggttaCGGAAATGTCTAGAATAGGAGGAGACAATATGTACTCCTTCGTGAAGAGGGTACTGACGAGCCTCCTAACCAATGCAGTTGCTATGCAGTACAGTTGGATGGGGAGGAAAGGGAAGAAACCCTTCAACTGCTCCAAGATCGCGGAGCTCGTAATGTGTAATTATTACCCTTAATTTGCTATTACCATAATAACGCTGATTCGTATGCAaatcactaaaaaaagaaattcttattctAGGTGCTGCAGAAAGGGCCAATGTCCACGGCAGTAGGAGAGATTTAGAGACATCAATACAATTATGGCTGAAGAGGGCGGCCGAACGCATAAACGTTACTAATAAGGTACtttaagtttaattttaatattacttGTAACCGTAATTTTCATTcagattttgattttaattttaattgtaattttaattttagtttcaattgtaattttcattttcattttcattttcattttcattttcatttaaagTTTAAGTTTAAGCTTAGGTTTCATTTCaagtttaagtttaagtttgtttgtttgtttaattttaattttaattcgatGTTCAAGTTCGATATATAAAACTATTCAgtataatgaataaaatcaatattttgaacTCGTTCTTCTCCACATTTGTTTTTTTCCCTCCCAATCCCTTTTCGCATGACTTATGTCATATCtatatttgtttgcattttaattaacatttatggacGTCTTAAGACGTAccgttttgtaacaaagacgttccaggGACGTTCCACGGACGTTCGGAAGCCGTTCGTAGGACATTCAGGACGTCTTTCAGACGTCTGAATGTCCGCCGacggacgtctttaagacgtctttaagaatTCTGTGTGCTATCTGGGGTGTGACTTGAACGAGAGAGCGAGTGTGCGTTGCGATTATGGACATTATTTACGATTTCGAATACTACTCAACATCGATTTGGTTTATTCGACCTCGTGTACGCACACGAGGGCTGCTttgagggggggaggggatgAACGCTGGTTGTTATGGAGTGATAATCTCGTGTGATGATGCGGAGCTAAGTCTAGAATTGCTATACCGTGTTTTCCGATGCAGCCTACTATACAGTGGAACTCGTAACGTTCGAC contains:
- the LOC143363219 gene encoding uncharacterized protein LOC143363219, translated to METATWTVVQFIEDGSVEAVPTKWIEGENCYWPPLQRGRLMTAIKKLEASNNLWTKYKVKIFRNNTFDDYMKKQGKGRREHERSAIGGRVTIGEEKKVNIHKR